One genomic region from Phragmites australis chromosome 1, lpPhrAust1.1, whole genome shotgun sequence encodes:
- the LOC133925908 gene encoding protein DMP7-like, translating to MQFFSYILPFHLCSLLLCEGKVQKLKWPRSLAEAILSSISQVKNAQRKVRRWILLSLSHSLIELCLLSSLPNLSRTLFRAASMAEKEECKLLLEQASKEAGDPPHEEEDDCDDDDDNSSFILVLNLILGGTARLNVLLPTATILAFAIFAPLLTDDGKCARLNRILTAAFIVLCAASCVFFTLTDSFRSASGRLRYGVATPTGIRTFCGSSHRRKGPREPEKYRLRWSDIFHSTLALVAFVTFAASHHDIVLCYYPGVARKVVNTVPLVIGFVVSLLFVLFPSKRRGIGYPFLLRTDLVYLRR from the coding sequence ATGCAGTTTTTTTCGTATATTTTACCATTCCATCTATGTTCGTTGCTTCTGTGTGAGGGGAAGGTACAGAAGCTCAAATGGCCTCGTTCACTTGCTGAAGCAATTCTTTCCTCCATATCCCAAGTCAAGAATGCCCAAAGGAAGGTCCGAAGGTGGATTCTTCTCAGTTTATCGCACTCTTTAATTGAGCTCTGTCTGTTGTCGTCTCTTCCCAACCTGTCTCGCACGCTCTTCCGCGCTGCATCAATGGCtgagaaggaagaatgcaagCTCCTCCTTGAGCAAGCCAGTAAGGAAGCTGGCGATCCACCACACGAAGAGGAAGATGActgcgacgacgacgacgataaCTCGAGCTTCATCTTGGTCCTCAACCTCATCCTCGGCGGCACGGCCCGCCTCAACGTCCTCCTCCCCACGGCCACCATCCTCGCCTTCGCCATCTTCGCCCCTCTCCTCACCGACGATGGCAAGTGCGCCCGGCTGAACCGCATCCTGACCGCGGCCTTCATCGTCCTCTGCGCCGCCTCGTGCGTCTTCTTCACGCTCACCGACAGCTTCCGCTCCGCCTCGGGCCGCCTCCGGTACGGCGTCGCCACCCCGACGGGCATCCGCACGTTCTGCGGCAGCAGCCACCGGAGGAAGGGGCCGAGGGAGCCGGAGAAGTACAGGCTGCGGTGGTCGGACATCTTCCACTCCACGCTAGCGCTTGTTGCGTTCGTGACCTTCGCCGCCTCGCACCATGACATCGTCCTGTGCTACTACCCCGGGGTGGCCCGGAAGGTCGTCAACACCGTGCCGCTCGTGATCGGGTTCGTGGTGAGCCTGCTCTTCGTGCTGTTCCCTTCCAAGAGGAGAGGGATCGGGTACCCCTTCCTGCTTCGCACCGATCTCGTGTACCTACGGCGCTGA
- the LOC133885977 gene encoding glutathione S-transferase T3-like — MGFHPNIMKETPSTLRMRTMSILVSAWVNNSTDPIGGNDKKTEKFWGDITEVYNSTTPADRKREVNQLKLRWQRIKTTINEFNGCWSSVNKTYASGMSDDQRTDKALELYAERYKKPFTMVHWWRTLKDQPKWCAHAEQMVKEKGKNSMVGVDNTSAAASPQDLQRPIGRNKAKAERNGKPRVQDPEVIVLLGEKIDKFIEGQTIAKQNRIMVTEEQRRMSTEKLEAARLAHSAAVAQKESKMLEVYNSLLLQDTSAMSEREKVNRERMMESMSLKLFPQQD; from the exons ATGGGGTTCCATCCGAACATAATGAAAGAAACACCATCAACATTGAGGATGCGGACAATGTCGATATTG GTTAGTGCTTGGGTTAATAATTCTACAGACCCAATCGGTGGGAATGACAAGAAGACTGAGAAATTTTGGGGAGATATTACTGAAGTGTACAACAGCACCACCCCAGCAGATCGCAAAAGAGAAGTTAATCAACTGAAGCTCCGTTGGCAGCGCATTAAGACAACAATCAACGAATTCAATGGTTGTTGGAGCTCGGTTAATAAAACTTATGCAAGTGGTATGTCTGACGACCAAAGGACAGACAAGGCTCTTGAGTTGTATGCCGAACGATATAAAAAACCTTTTACTATGGTGCATTGGTGGAGAACTCTGAAAGATCAGCCAAAATGGTGCGCACATGCAGAACAAATGGTGAAGGAAAAGGGTAAGAACTCGATGGTGGGGGTGGATAACACTTCAGCTGCTGCCAGCCCACAAGATCTACAAAGGCCAATTGGGAGAAATAAAGCCAAGGCCGAACGTAATGGTAAACCTAGGGTGCAGGATCCAGAAGTTATTGTGCTGCTTGGTGAGAAAATAGACAAATTCATTGAAGGTCAGACCATTGCAAAGCAGAACCGTATTATGGTGACAGAGGAGCAGCGACGTATGTCTACCGAGAAGCTTGAAGCTGCAAGGCTTGCACATTCAGCCGCAGTGGCGCAGAAGGAATCAAAAATGCTTGAAGTTTACAATTCCCTCCTGTTACAAGACACAAGTGCAATGAGTGAACGTGAGAAAGTTAATAGAGAGAGGATGATGGAGAGTATGAGTTTGAAGTTGTTTCCTCAACAAGATTGA
- the LOC133885993 gene encoding uncharacterized protein LOC133885993, giving the protein MTRPLFLRIVNALGEWSSYFTARKDALNRQGLSPLQKCTAAIRQLGNGSPADQLDEYLKIGDSTAVECMKMFVQGVIDKFGGEYLRRPTTVDVERLLQIGESRGFPGMLGSIDCMHWHWEKCPVAWKGQFTRGDQGVPTIILEAVASHDLWIWHAFFGVAGSNNDINVLNQSTLFIEELRGQAPRVRYYVNGRQYDSGYYLADGIYPEWATFVKSIYKPQTEKDKLFAQKQEGVRKDVERAFGVLQARFCILRRPARLYERGDLEKIMLACIILHNMIVEDEKEEAANTRDLNLNEIPSTSVVQDPEISHEDMPAFTKVLEKHSKIRDRPTHIQLKKDLVEHIWQKFGQN; this is encoded by the coding sequence ATGACCAGACCCTTGTTTCTACGTATTGTCAATGCTCTTGGTGAGTGGTCTTCATATTTCACTGCAAGAAAGGATGCTCTTAATCGGCAAGGGCTTTCACCATTGCAAAAGTGTACAGCGGCAATTCGCCAACTCGGAAATGGTAGCCCTGCAGACCAACTCGATGAATACCTGAAGATTGGCGATAGTACTGCAGTGGAGTGTATGAAGATGTTTGTACAAGGCGTGATTGATAAGTTCGGTGGTGAGTATTTGAGACGCCCCACTACCGTAGATGTTGAGCGATTGTTGCAAATTGGTGAGAGTCGTGGCTTCCCAGGCATGTTAGGAAGCATCGACTGTATGCACTGGCATTGGGAGAAATGTCCCGTTGCATGGAAGGGCCAATTCACTCGAGGTGATCAGGGTGTTCCTACAATCATTCTGGAGGCGGTTGCTTCGCATgatctttggatttggcatgccttctttggTGTCGCTGGAtccaacaatgatatcaatgttcttaACCAGTCGACTTTGTTCATTGAGGAGTTGAGAGGGCAAGCTCCACGAGTGCGTTACTATGTCAACGGGAGACAATATGATAGTGGTTACTACCTTGCAGATGGAATATACCCGGAATGGGCAACATTCGTCAAGTCAATATACAAGCCGCAAACAGAAAAGGACAAATTGTTTGCACAAAAGCAAGAAGGTGTAAGAAAGGATGTTGAACGTGCATTTGGTGTCTTGCAAGCTCGTTTTTGTATTTTGCGTCGACCAGCACGTTTGTACGAGCGAGGCGATCTTGAGAAAATCATGCTAGCTTGCATAATTCTACACAACATGATAGTCGAAGATGAGAAAGAAGAGGCAGCCAATACTCGTGACTTGAACTTGAATGAGATTCCGAGCACATCGGTCGTTCAAGATCCAGAAATATCTCATGAAGATATGCCCGCATTTACAAAAGTACTGGAGAAACATTCCAAGATTCGAGATCGTCCAACTCATATTCAGCTTAAAAAGGATTTGGtggagcatatttggcaaaagtttggtcaaaattaa
- the LOC133925919 gene encoding amino acid permease 3-like — MGENVVGTYYYQTAAAAAVAMEVCAAELGQGAGGRCFDDDGRPKRTGTMWTASAHIITAVIGSGVLSLGWAIAQLGWVAGPAVMLLFSLVTYYTSALLADCYRSGDPASGKRNYTYMDAVNTNISGIKVQICGFLQYTNIVGVAIGYTIAASISMLAIRRANCFHQKGHGNPCSISSTPYMIIFGVAQIFFSQIPDFDQISWLSILAAVMSFTYSSIGLGLGIVQVIANKGVQGSLTGISIGVVTPMDKVWRSMQAFGDIAFAYSYSLILIEIQDTIRAPPPSESTVMKRATVVSVAVTTLFYMLCGCMGYAAFGDGAPGNLLTGFGFYEPFWLLDVANAAIVVHLVGAYQVYCQPLFAFVEKWAAHRWPDSAYITGEVEVPLFPGAMRRYRVNLFRATWRTAFVVATTVVSMLLPFFNDVVGFLGALGFWPLTVYFPVEMYVVQKKVPRWSTRWVCLQMLSLGCLVISVAAAAGSIAGIASDLKVYRPFKTY, encoded by the exons ATGGGGGAGAACGTCGTGGGCACGTACTACTAccagacggcggcggcggcggcggtggccatggAGGTGTGCGCCGCGGAGCTCGGCCAGGGCGCGGGCGGCAGGTGCTTCGATGACGACGGCCGCCCAAAGCGCACCG GGACGATGTGGACGGCGAGCGCGCACATCATCACGGCGGTGATCGGGTCCGGGGTCCTGTCGCTGGGGTGGGCCATCGCGCAGCTCGGCTGGGTAGCCGGCCCCGCCGTCATGCTGCTCTTCTCGCTAGTCACCTACTACACCTCCGCGCTGCTCGCCGACTGCTACCGCTCCGGCGACCCGGCGTCCGGCAAGCGCAACTACACCTACATGGACGCCGTCAACACCAACATCA GTGGCATCAAAGTCCAGATCTGCGGGTTCCTGCAGTACACCAACATCGTCGGGGTGGCCATCGGGTACACCATCGCCGCCTCCATCAGCATGCT GGCGATCAGGAGGGCCAACTGCTTCCACCAGAAGGGGCACGGCAACCCCTGCAGCATCTCCAGCACGCCCTACATGATCATATTCGGCGTGGCCCAGATCTTCTTCTCGCAGATCCCCGACTTTGATCAGATCTCCTGGCTCTCAATCCTCGCCGCCGTCATGTCCTTCACCTACTCATCcatcggcctcggcctcggcatCGTCCAAGTCATCG CGAACAAAGGTGTTCAGGGCAGCCTGACCGGCATCAGCATCGGCGTGGTGACCCCGATGGACAAGGTGTGGCGCAGCATGCAGGCGTTCGGCGACATCGCCTTCGCCTACTCCTACTCCCTCATTCTCATCGAGATCCAGGACACCAtccgggcgccgccgccgtcggagTCCACGGTGATGAAGCGCGCCACTGTGGTCAGCGTCGCGGTGACCACGCTCTTCTACATGCTCTGCGGCTGCATGGGGTACGCGGCCTTCGGCGACGGCGCCCCCGGGAACCTACTCACCGGCTTCGGCTTCTACGAGCCCTTTTGGCTCCTCGACGTCGCCAACGCCGCCATCGTCGTCCACCTCGTCGGCGCCTACCAGGTGTACTGCCAGCCGCTCTTCGCCTTCGTCGAGAAGTGGGCCGCGCACCGGTGGCCGGACTCGGCGTACATCACTGGGGAGGTCGAGGTCCCGCTGTTTCCGGGAGCGATGAGGCGGTACAGGGTGAACCTGTTCCGGGCGACGTGGCGGACGGCGTTCGTGGTGGCGACGACGGTGGTGTCCATGCTGCTGCCCTTCTTCAACGACGTGGTGGGTTTCCTGGGCGCGCTCGGGTTCTGGCCGCTGACCGTCTACTTCCCCGTGGAGATGTACGTGGTGCAAAAGAAGGTGCCGAGGTGGAGCACCCGGTGGGTGTGCCTGCAGATGCTTAGCCTCGGTTGCCTCGTCAtctccgtcgccgccgcggccgggTCCATCGCCGGCATCGCGTCCGACCTCAAGGTGTACCGCCCATTCAAGACATACTAA